ACACtcggatataaaataaaattaaaagaaggatACAGAAGGTGGAGTTTATTTGCAATTAGGTGTGGTTAATGGAGAGTGGTGGCCACAGCCTAAGTTTAGAGACTGCAGACCCTGGAAGCTGGCTCCAGTGGCAGGTGTAGCAGGCTAAGGCATGAATCGCTGGCCTTGCTCAACTTGGCTTTGGGCCAAGCCAAACAACGCAAGTTAGTTCTGAGATCATTCAGGATGCAGGGGATGACATACATCAGCCCAAAGGTAGTGTCCTAGGAATGAGACCAGATGGCTCTAGGATGTAAATTCTGCAAGGGTACTGACCCTGTCTGTGCTACTGCACCCAACATTACTCTCCCGACGATTTGATTCAAATGTATTACATATTGCTAATGTTTTCAGAGTATCCTCTGCTGGGGTGGACTTCAGAGAGCCCACCTGTCCTCTGTGATAGTTTCCTTATATAATGCTAACCCCTGAATGTCTCAGACTTGGAAAACACCTGGAGGAACAGTAACAACCACAATGGAATAATTTCAACAGGGGCGTCCAGAGTGGTTAGAAAAAGACACTCTTAGAAGCCATAAAGCTTGTTAGATGAAaatcctgggggctggagaggttacgagcactggctgctcttccagaggtcctgagttcaattcccagcaaccacatggtggctcacaaccatctgtaatgagatctggtgccgtcttctggcctgcaggcacacatgcaggcagaacattgtatacataataaataaatcttaaaaaaaaaaagaaagaaaaagaaaaagaaaatcctgctGCCAAGAATGGGCTGTATTCTCAGAGCTATTGCCAGGAAGGCCTCTGGAGCCCTGCAAATGATGAAGGCCACTGTCACTGCTGTTGGTTGCATCCCAAATCCGTCGTGGAAACATCACATTGGTTGTAGGATATGGAGAAATCAGGCAGGACTGAGCCATGAGCCCCAttcctgctagctagcttttaaacaaacaaaaacaccaggagGTACAATGTGGGTGACAATGATTTCTGCTTATACCCATAAGTTACTGCTGTTGTCAGCCTCGGTTATTAcaggaaactaaaaaaaaattactttaaattatgtgtatgctcatgtgtgtgcatgtatgtagctGCCTGTGGAGGCGAGAGAACATCAGATGCCCTAGGGCTGGTTGTAAGCTGGCTAATGTGAATGCTGGGGACTCAACTCAGAATCTCTGCAAGGGTAGTATGGCTCTTACCTGCAAAGTCATCTGCCTAGCCCAGGAAACATTTTGCAGCAGGTGGTACTCAGCCAGTCAAGCTCCTGAAAATAAGTGACTGTTGCTGTGGCAATTCTCAGTCACAAATGGAAGACAAATGACCAGACATTGTTATCATCCATGCCatcccctcaaaacaaaacaaaacaaaacaaaaaaaaaagaatgccctcAAAGAGGTGAAAAGAATGTATCAGCACTTAAGGGGTGGAATATTGTGCAGCTGTTCCAGCCTAACTAAAAAATGTTCCCCTCAAGAGAATGGAGGCCCTTAAGAATGAGGACGCTCAAAGGGTGTTAGGACTCATGAAGTCCTTCTCTTAAGTTATACAGTCAGTAAACAAGTGCTGAGGAGGAACCTCTTGGTCAAGGAGCTCCAGGAATGCAGCTTTCATGAGCAACTGTCCATGGTGAGGTGGGCTTTCCAATGACCTAGCTGCCTTTGTGTGacccatgttcctgtaaataacccagtaaactcattggttcatcatACTAGGCCTGAACTGTTTCCTTGGTCTGCTGGTGGTGTGCTCTCCAGGGTGAACATATCTGTTCCTCTCCCCAGAAGTACCACAGCATTATGGAACACTGAAGACCACCATGTGCTCTCTCTCATCAGTGTATGCATCTCTAATTTGTTTAGCTCTgctcttttatgttttctttctgaattatGATAAAGTCACTCAAAAATTCTATTCGTGAGGCACATGGACTTCAAAAGACATGTCCAAGAGCCAGGCAGGCACGGTGATGCATGCTAAGTAGAGaggtggaggtcagcctggtctaaagagtgaattccaggatagctagagctacatagtgagaccctgtgtaaaAAACAGTGAggggagccgggtggtggcgcacgcctttaatcccagcactcggaaggcagagccaggcggatctctgtgagttcgaggccagcctgggctaccaagtgagctccaggaaaggtgcaaagctacgcagagaaacactgtctcgaaaaaccaaaaaaaaaaaaaaaaaaacagtgagggGGAAGGGGCAGTACAAGAGCATCTATAGTAGCATGGTATAACGTTCATGAATTGGGAACACCCCCACATGCCACCAACaggaaacaaataaattataatgtattCATATAACAAAGCAACAAAACTACAGCTGTACATAATACTCACTACACAACGTTAAGAGtgaagacaaaaatatatatgaCTCCATCTGTTTAaagttcaatttatttttatttacatgtgtgtccACAGAGGCTTGAGAGTACTGaatgccctggagctagagttttaTAGGTAGATGTGAGctgctggatgtgggtgctgaggaccaaacttgggtcctctgcaagagcagtaagtgctcttaactcctcaTTGTTTTCTCCAAGCCATAATTATTTCTGAGGAAGGTGCTCTTGTATCACATTAAGAttcttgtgtgcatgtgagtatagcTTTacgcatgaatgttttgcctgcttgtaagTATgagcaccacatacatgcctggtacctgtagaGATCAGAAGGCAGTGGAAACCCCTGGAATTGCCATTAGAGAGGTGGGAATCACCATGTAGACAtggggaatgaaacccaggtcttctgcaagaacaagtgctcttaactgtggaatGTTTCTCCAGCCTTCATATGCatgctccctccctgccccctttgttttttgatacagggtgtctttgtgtaacagtcccaactgtcctggaacttgctctgtaaccaggctggccttgaactcagagataatcctgtctctgtctcccaagtggcCCCCAGCCTATATATACcactttaaacatttctttttctttctttcttcctttttttcgagactgggtttctctgtgtagctttggagcctgtcctgaactcactgtgtagcccaggctggcctggaactcaagagatccacctgcctctgcctcccaagtgctgggattaatggtgtgcaccaccactgcccagcttatttatTTCTTGATTGGTTGACTGACTGTCATCTCTCTAAAGCAAATTCAAGCAAAATTACATGTGAGAAGTCAGAACAGTGGTCACTTGTGATAAGAAATGATTAGAGGGTACTAAGGTCCCGCAGTGCTGACAACAACCCATTTGAATAGTAGCTTTCAGGTATTGGCTAAGCGTTAATTTAAACTGTACATTTGTCTGGAGTCTGCTTGTGAGTTATATTTCcaaactttaagaaaatatttaagctgagtgtgatggtgtacatctgtaattctagcaggATTAATTCTGTAATtctcaggaggcagcagcaggaggatcgagttcgaggccagactgggctacatgaccTTGCCATTTTAGGAAACAAAGCAGCAACACcagtcaagcatggtggtgcacactggtgACCCAGCACTGGCACAGCGACTTTGAGTACTCAGTCTGACTCAATACGCACACATATAGACCCTAGAAGTTTAAAATGTTATCAGGAGTCCCaggatacaaatataaaatatgcttAATCACCTAACTGTCAGTATACAGGGCGGTTGTTCTTGGTAATCCAATTTCATTCCTCTGGAAGCAAACTGTCTGAATTCAAGCTACCTTTTCTACTTTCTAGCTTTAGGGTTTAGGACTCACAAATACCGGTTTCCTCAACTATAAAGAACAATGGTACCTACTATTGAGTCACTGTGAGGACTCAGAAGAAAGCAGCAGTGCCTGAAGCACAGCCTGCCAGTAACTACTCAATCAATGTGTGTGAGCTACTACTATGATTCCTGTCTGGCTTCAGTCATGGCTGACAGATAAGCTGGGTTTTTTCCAAGGGAAACTTCcccataaaagttaaaaaaaaaaaaaaagtcctaatcCTAGGAAGAGGTTAGAGGCCATCACTTAGATGCCTAGTCTTGCCTTTACCAAAGGCCCAAGAGAAAGCAGTAAAAAGAACAATTAGACAGTATTTCACCACCAAAAAAGGCTTTTATTACAAAACAAAttctaataaaatcaagcctggtTTTCAACCCTTTCTCTGAATGGAGGCTCCTAGGATGGAGGGGTAGGGAGACAAAGCAGAGGGTAATGAAAGAAGAGAGCAGGCCGACCTCCCCGTGAAGTCTCAGGTGCTTTGAATAGCCTAGATGAGCTCTTCCAATGGTTCCCGAGAAAGGCAACGTCCTTCCAGACAGGAAGACCCACGACCCACTCCCGTCACCAGAACTGAGCACTGCCGCCGCACTGTTGGATTGGATCCAGGTCTTGACTGGCTCGCAGCAAAGGCCACCCAGGGTTACTCAGCCTGTGCAATGGTGTAGGAGAGTAGCCACAGCAGCAAGGGACCCAGAACAAGGACAGCAAACCAGACAGCAAAACTGGCCAGAATGAGTCTCCGGGCCCGGGCCCCCCAGTATATGGCCTCCTCCGACTGGCCTGCCTTATGCCGCTCTTCTGCCTGTGGGGGCAGGTTCTTGGTTAGATTCTCCCCCTGCTTCTGTCCCAAAGTGCCCACTGCCCTATTCCTCTTCTTGATCTGTAATAGCTCATATTCTCACACCCAAACATTTTACATCCTTTCGTTTGTCTTTCTTGTCTCATCTACAACACACTCTATTCATCGCAGTCCTGCCTACTTCTCAATTGGCTACAGTTAGCTTAGAACATTGCACTTGGGAATGTGCTTTTTAAtgactttggtttgttttgtggtaTGATGGAATCAGGGCCTGGGCATACCAGCCAAGTTCTCTGTTGAACTACATTTTTGGACTCGAAAATACTTTTAAGTCCTTCTATTCCCATTCTTTTCTATCTGGAATTTAGAATTCTTGACTCAGTCTTATCCAGTCAAATCTCTCATGGTTCAATAGGCATCATCATTTTCAATCACAAAGGTTCCTTTTTTATGAGTTTGCCCCAGTGAAATTCTTATGGTGACAGAAAGTGTTTCTGATTGTCAAGATACATCCAGGGGGTGATATGATTCCAGAATGGTATTAAGTCAGCTTGAATAGCCTTCCAGTAGGCAAACATGTATGTTGAGCTTAGTAACAATGCACTTATCATGGGTAAGGGTCTGGGCTCAATTCCTAGCAATGCCACCCTGAACCCAAGCACAAAAAAGGgtacagagaatctctgacaacTACACTGCTTCTTCCAGATCCTGGATATTGCTCTTATCACTACTCAACTGTCTGCCTGTAGTTTTGCCCCTTGTGATTCAACCTCAAAGGAGGCTTTGAGTAGATCTTTCTGAAACACAAATCTGGCCATGTCACTCCTCTGAAATAATTTTTACATTGCTCTCTAGTATTCGAGATAAAGTCAAAATTCCCAAGTACAGAATTGGTGGCCCTCAGGACTCTAGATGTTTGATGTCAATTCTCAGTATTCCTCCTTGAATCCACATTTGTGCTCACTGCTGCCTTTATCTGGACTTCCTTTCACCTCAGGGACTCACCCTCTAAAAGTGATCTTCTTGTGGTCATCTTGTGAATGCTTTGATAGCCACTCACTCTAACAGATTTATCCTGtcttacacacacagagacctttccttgttcctttgtttctaaaGTACCTTTTGCTTCCCCTGTACCGCAGTAATTATCCATTTTTACAACTATCTCTTTCACAAGACATGGGTCCTTTGAAAACACTCTTATTCTTGTACTAAGCCCATAGCTAAGCATCAGTAGGTATTTAGTAACTGTTTAACTGTAGACAGATCAGATACACAAAATCACTTTCTTATACCCACCCCTGTACCCACAGGAATTTTATTCCTCACCTTGATGGCAAACACAAGGGCCATGACTCCCAGGCAAGAACAGCCACAGATAATGCTAGTAGCTGCCAAGTAGCGGAGGCGGAGCCAGCAGCAGTGGATAGGGGATGGAGAATGAGCAGCTTCCATGTTGCTCATCAAGCTCTCCGCTGCCTTCTCCTCGTCCTCCATCACCTGTGGGCGATacagtcaaggtacttttaagcCCAACAAATGAGCTCTTGCTCTGGCgtggtgactccacccttctcaaAGCATGCTATCTACTGTTCTAACTCTATACTTAGGAATGCAGTCGTACTGGGAAATTCCTCCAGTGACTCAGGCCAGGAGACTAAATGCGTGGATGGAATCCTTTCCATCAGTTTAAGATTCTAAATCTTTGAAGGCAAGCACCTGTGAATATACTTGTATTTCAGCAAGTACAGAGAAGCATACTGAGAAACAGGACATGGAATCTCAAAACCTTTTGGGTAAGtgccttattttgttttgagatatggtctcactatgtagctcttcctgactggcctggaagcatgtagacaaggctggcctcaaattcagagatcccctgcctctactCCCTTGTGCtgagacaattttttttgtttgtttttttaaacagagtttctctatatagtcctggctgtcctggaactcactctgtagaccaggttggcctagaactcagagaaatccacctgcctctgactggagttctgggattaaaggcatgtgccaccacacctgacatgAAAACAGTTCTGGGGATGAAGGGAAAAATCATACAGTTCTTTTTTGctgtttaataaaaacaaaaaacaaaaaacaacccccaaaaacaacttaaaaacaaactaacaccTAACCCAGTAGTAGTGGCAGACACTTATAATCCCAATTCTGGAcaggtggaagcagaaagatcgagagttcaagaccagcattgCTAGCTCAGAGTTTGAGGAtaggagatcttgtctcaaaacaaaaactaaaacacaacAACCAAAAAGCCCCAAACCCTGAACCTATCTTTGTTATGATGCCTTCTTGCCACCGTCTCTCTCCATTTTAACCCAGACCATACAACACAACCAGATTAGCAGAGAGTTCCAGTAACCTCACTGCCCATACAGAAAGCTGCATAGTGCCTTCTTTACTCACTCAGACCCTCTGTGCACATCAAAATACCTTTCTACCCTCATGTCCAATCATTCTCCTACAGCTTGGACAAAACTAAACCACCTGTGGTTCCCCATGcgcaaataaagaaaatgcaaaaagagTGAGAGGTGAGAGTCGAGCAAAAGGATGTGTAGCAAAGCTGCAATGTCAAGttgaggcaagaactgaagcgcAGCACATGAGAAGAGCTCCAAGATGAGGGCCCAGGAGGTGAGGTCAGAAACTATCAACATGAACATAGACTCTTACCTGGCTATAGGCTTTGAGGGACTGTGAGTTTCGGctcctgcctcaggtttgatttggCTTGGGTGGAGATGAAGCTGACTCATGGCTCCAAGCCAAGCCAAGGTAGAGTTGTGGGGCCAGCCACCATGTGAAGAGCCCAGGGAGCTGGGAAGGGGCATGGCCAACTCAAACCAGTTTGGCTAGATGGAGAGCAGAGGAGGGCCAAGGCATGAAGCAAATGGAGGATGCCTGCTTTCTGAAGAAAGGAGTGTAAGGAAGCACCTGAGCAAGGAGGTTGAAAGGGAACTCCAAGGTGTTGGAGAGCTGAGTGAGGGAAAGTTCAAGAGTCAGAGAAAAGAGTATGTCTGAGTGGTCTAAAACTGAGACTACGTAGCCTATCAGATCAGATTTGACAATCTTTCCTTTTCTTGACTGAGAGAGGGGTTAAGTTCTGCTTTAAAAGTATATAATCTTGGATTAGAGATCAGGTATGGGTCATTGCAAGAGGGAGGTGAAAAATTATGTCCAAGTCCCACCCAACCCTCCACCAGACCAGAAAATCAGAAGCCTCCTTACACGGATGCTTGTACAGAAACTAAGtttattatgttt
The sequence above is drawn from the Peromyscus leucopus breed LL Stock chromosome 1, UCI_PerLeu_2.1, whole genome shotgun sequence genome and encodes:
- the Tmem265 gene encoding transmembrane protein 265 codes for the protein MEDEEKAAESLMSNMEAAHSPSPIHCCWLRLRYLAATSIICGCSCLGVMALVFAIKAEERHKAGQSEEAIYWGARARRLILASFAVWFAVLVLGPLLLWLLSYTIAQAE